In a single window of the Bacillus clarus genome:
- a CDS encoding TcaA 3rd/4th domain-containing protein yields MNVCTKCGCKLEDGVQFCQNCGMKRGNPIIKKQKMNKGTKIWIILLSLFIIAIVGLYMYGSSYYSQEAQLDRIITVLQEKDGDQLVDMITTDDPGVVVNRESVMPLFSYIKENPSYVSELKAYIKQGQKKNGIEGVDFSVTKDGAYFFLFDRYKLKTKTYYATLLTNEKDTVLKVNGKELDKTNDKDFEKQYGPFLPGIQIFQSEFKSEYAKLAREEKVVLMKQNQKNVTVDLTLKGQYITVQTNAPDATLYVNQKPVTTLTGEEMTWGPVSTDGSVSIYLERNGENGRETTKMENVTNSLTYNLPFQKKSTEKTVVYNVSPQVTTQYVYNGFFFPDSDIRKLTSADLRYLSKEQLKIARNEIYARHGYIFQTEDMQAYFSKQSWYREKPYYTGALSDIEAYNVELIKSKE; encoded by the coding sequence ATGAATGTATGTACAAAGTGTGGATGTAAGCTCGAGGATGGCGTACAATTTTGCCAAAATTGCGGGATGAAAAGAGGAAATCCGATAATAAAGAAGCAGAAGATGAATAAGGGAACAAAAATTTGGATTATACTTTTATCACTGTTCATTATAGCAATTGTTGGATTATACATGTATGGATCATCGTATTATTCGCAAGAGGCACAATTAGACCGCATTATTACTGTTTTACAAGAGAAGGATGGGGATCAGCTTGTCGATATGATTACGACAGACGATCCAGGGGTTGTTGTGAATAGAGAGAGTGTGATGCCATTATTTTCGTATATAAAGGAAAACCCGTCTTATGTCAGTGAATTGAAAGCGTATATAAAGCAAGGGCAAAAGAAGAACGGGATAGAAGGAGTAGATTTTTCTGTAACGAAAGACGGAGCATACTTCTTTTTATTTGACCGATATAAATTAAAAACGAAGACGTATTATGCGACACTTCTTACAAATGAAAAAGATACAGTATTAAAAGTGAACGGAAAAGAATTAGATAAGACGAATGATAAAGATTTTGAAAAACAATATGGGCCATTTCTTCCAGGAATTCAAATATTTCAATCGGAATTCAAAAGTGAATATGCGAAACTAGCGCGTGAAGAGAAGGTTGTCCTTATGAAGCAAAATCAAAAAAATGTGACGGTAGATTTAACGTTAAAAGGGCAATATATTACTGTTCAAACGAATGCACCTGATGCTACATTATATGTGAATCAAAAGCCAGTGACAACATTGACTGGGGAAGAGATGACATGGGGTCCCGTGTCTACAGATGGAAGTGTATCAATTTATTTAGAACGAAATGGAGAAAACGGGAGAGAAACGACAAAGATGGAGAATGTAACAAACTCTTTAACTTATAATCTACCGTTTCAAAAGAAAAGTACAGAGAAAACGGTTGTTTATAACGTTTCCCCGCAAGTTACAACTCAATATGTGTATAATGGTTTCTTCTTTCCGGATAGTGATATTCGAAAATTAACAAGTGCGGATTTGAGATATTTATCGAAAGAGCAATTGAAAATCGCTAGAAATGAAATATATGCGAGACATGGATATATTTTTCAAACGGAAGATATGCAAGCGTACTTTTCAAAACAGTCTTGGTATCGAGAGAAACCATATTATACAGGGGCGTTAAGTGATATTGAAGCATATAATGTTGAGCTTATAAAATCAAAAGAATAG
- a CDS encoding GOLPH3/VPS74 family protein, with translation MLKELTIPQEFALLALDRETNKFKAIFRQHVELYTTMACLVEVSLKSKVKFEEDDTVTILDITPTGDKSLDRLLEIIKSEKTKKIKKWASYFYNHMFKQREIYKLVIETLVEKEILKVENTEILFVIEKKHYVDVDNTHNYIVEKIRAELLEGGNVEFNTVVLVLFLEQKKMLHDDFSDYERKALKQKIEQLHKEEIFGTIKSIDKTIKNMEASIAALAAASVATT, from the coding sequence TTGTTAAAAGAATTAACGATTCCTCAAGAATTTGCCTTGTTAGCTTTAGATCGTGAAACAAATAAGTTTAAGGCCATTTTTCGGCAACATGTCGAACTCTATACAACTATGGCTTGTTTAGTAGAGGTGTCTTTAAAAAGCAAAGTGAAATTTGAAGAAGATGATACAGTAACAATTTTAGATATTACTCCAACAGGAGATAAGTCCCTTGATCGATTATTAGAAATCATAAAGTCGGAAAAAACGAAGAAAATAAAAAAATGGGCATCTTATTTTTATAACCATATGTTTAAACAACGTGAAATTTATAAGCTAGTAATCGAAACACTTGTCGAGAAAGAAATTCTCAAAGTAGAAAATACCGAAATCTTATTTGTTATAGAAAAGAAACACTATGTAGATGTAGACAACACTCATAATTACATCGTAGAAAAAATACGTGCTGAATTATTAGAAGGAGGGAATGTAGAATTCAATACGGTTGTATTAGTGCTATTTTTAGAACAGAAGAAAATGTTACATGATGATTTCTCTGATTATGAGCGTAAAGCATTAAAACAAAAAATCGAGCAACTCCATAAAGAAGAAATCTTTGGAACTATCAAATCTATCGATAAAACGATTAAGAATATGGAAGCCTCTATTGCTGCGCTAGCTGCAGCATCTGTAGCAACAACATAA
- a CDS encoding FAD-dependent oxidoreductase: MNYVIIGGDAAGMSAAMQIVRNEKSANVVTLERGEIYSYAQCGLPYVISGVIASTEKLIARNVKTFRDKYGIDAKVRHEVTKVDTENKIVYAVHTKTKDVFEFTYDRLLIATGVHPVMPEWEGRDLQGVHLLKTIPDAERIVETLETHKVEQVTIIGGGAIGLEMAETFVELGKKVRMIERNDHIGTIYDTDMATYIHKEAEKHNIEILTNVNVKAFKGNERVEQIETDKGTYKTDLVLVSVGVKPNTDFLEGTNIRTNHKGAIEVNAYMQTNVKDVYAAGDCATHYHVIKEIHDHIPLGTTANKQGRLAGLNMVDKRRAFKGTLGTGIIKFMDLTLARTGLNEKEASGLKIPYKTVKVDSTNMAGYYPSATPLYVKLVYRSDTKQLLGGQVIGEEGVDKRIDVIAMALFNKMSIHDLEDIDLSYAPPYNSVWDPVQQAARRAE, from the coding sequence GTGAACTATGTCATTATTGGTGGCGATGCAGCCGGTATGAGTGCAGCAATGCAAATTGTTAGAAATGAAAAATCTGCGAATGTTGTTACCTTAGAAAGAGGTGAAATATACTCATATGCGCAGTGTGGGCTCCCGTATGTTATTAGTGGTGTTATTGCTTCTACTGAAAAGTTAATTGCACGTAACGTGAAGACGTTTCGTGATAAATATGGAATTGATGCGAAAGTACGTCATGAAGTAACAAAAGTTGATACTGAAAATAAGATTGTGTATGCGGTACATACGAAGACGAAAGATGTATTTGAGTTTACATATGATCGTCTATTAATTGCGACCGGCGTACATCCTGTTATGCCAGAATGGGAAGGGCGAGATTTACAAGGTGTTCATCTTTTAAAAACAATTCCAGATGCCGAGCGTATAGTAGAAACGTTAGAAACACATAAAGTTGAACAAGTAACGATTATTGGCGGCGGTGCAATTGGCCTTGAGATGGCAGAAACATTTGTGGAACTCGGAAAGAAAGTAAGAATGATTGAGCGAAACGATCATATCGGCACAATTTATGATACGGATATGGCGACATATATACATAAAGAAGCAGAGAAACATAATATTGAAATTTTAACAAATGTAAATGTAAAAGCGTTTAAAGGAAATGAGAGAGTAGAGCAAATTGAAACGGACAAAGGTACGTATAAAACCGACCTTGTTTTAGTATCTGTCGGTGTAAAACCGAACACTGATTTTCTTGAAGGAACAAATATACGTACAAATCATAAAGGTGCGATTGAAGTAAATGCATATATGCAAACGAATGTGAAAGATGTGTATGCAGCTGGAGATTGTGCAACGCATTATCATGTTATAAAAGAAATTCATGATCATATTCCACTTGGAACGACTGCAAATAAACAAGGGCGACTTGCTGGCCTCAATATGGTTGATAAACGAAGAGCTTTTAAAGGTACTCTCGGTACGGGAATTATTAAATTTATGGATCTTACGTTAGCGAGAACAGGCCTAAATGAAAAAGAAGCGAGTGGATTGAAGATCCCGTATAAGACGGTAAAAGTAGACTCAACTAATATGGCAGGATATTATCCGAGTGCAACACCACTTTACGTGAAATTAGTATACCGTTCTGATACGAAGCAATTATTAGGTGGACAAGTGATTGGAGAAGAAGGTGTAGACAAACGTATTGATGTCATTGCAATGGCACTTTTTAATAAAATGAGTATCCACGATTTAGAAGATATCGATTTAAGTTACGCACCACCATATAACAGCGTTTGGGATCCCGTTCAACAAGCTGCGCGACGAGCAGAATAG
- a CDS encoding DUF4240 domain-containing protein gives MNKEQFWQFISEMTTNDETSDWLVEQLAKKSTNEIIDFEIHLQNALKQSYTSSLWAGAYIILGGCSDDSFDYFRGWLIACGQEIFESAVENPDSLASLIPNFYEKDELIPEFEEMLSIGFEAFSLKETGDTEWDDNVWNKFSSLLDEKEHDSSMPEIEFDWEEDEDKLAELFPKLWKRFGENPLG, from the coding sequence ATGAACAAAGAACAATTTTGGCAATTCATTTCAGAAATGACTACAAACGATGAGACAAGTGATTGGTTAGTTGAGCAATTGGCTAAAAAATCAACAAACGAAATTATAGACTTTGAGATTCATCTCCAAAACGCTTTAAAGCAATCTTATACATCTTCACTATGGGCGGGTGCTTACATTATTTTAGGCGGATGCTCCGATGACTCATTTGATTACTTTAGAGGTTGGCTCATCGCATGCGGACAAGAAATATTTGAATCTGCAGTAGAAAATCCTGATTCTTTAGCAAGCTTAATTCCTAATTTTTATGAAAAGGATGAGCTTATTCCAGAATTCGAAGAAATGTTATCTATCGGTTTTGAAGCTTTCTCTTTAAAAGAAACAGGAGATACGGAATGGGACGATAATGTATGGAATAAATTTTCTTCTTTATTAGATGAAAAAGAGCACGATTCATCTATGCCTGAAATCGAATTCGATTGGGAGGAGGATGAAGACAAACTAGCAGAACTTTTTCCAAAACTATGGAAACGTTTCGGTGAAAATCCATTAGGCTAA
- a CDS encoding DUF3908 family protein, producing the protein MAINMKTIEEWINESNARNEEDFGRVVEEMKELCVGLDNATLIYTKNVFCFGKKAEVFFFFQDHVIIGEEKEAYIEVEKLKYADITDSKLKTNDKNTTLELKFSNGKSINLDSLNDNCGTKNWLFARQIKSIFKLI; encoded by the coding sequence ATGGCAATTAACATGAAAACAATTGAAGAATGGATCAATGAATCAAATGCAAGAAACGAAGAAGACTTTGGACGCGTTGTAGAAGAAATGAAGGAATTGTGTGTCGGACTTGATAATGCGACATTAATTTATACGAAAAATGTATTTTGCTTTGGTAAGAAAGCTGAAGTATTTTTCTTCTTCCAAGATCATGTGATTATTGGTGAAGAGAAGGAAGCGTATATTGAAGTTGAAAAATTAAAGTATGCTGATATTACAGATAGCAAGCTAAAAACAAATGATAAAAATACAACATTAGAATTAAAGTTTTCTAACGGGAAATCTATTAATTTAGATAGTTTAAATGATAACTGTGGTACGAAAAACTGGTTATTTGCACGACAAATTAAGAGTATTTTTAAATTGATTTAA
- a CDS encoding L-lactate permease yields the protein MAIVLALIPIMMIFICLFLFKQTSLRASLISYAVSVGIVLLSPMFRLGISETVHATIKGWLICFIVGYVLFFGIFLFHLMNKMGYIDQVARFLEQVTHDRLLQMLLMCFGICPLIESVSGFGIGFMVAAPIFLSLGYKPFQAVLLSFIGLLASSWGAMATGTIIGSQLIHMPLTILGTNTALLSVPIFAYFVILSLYVVGGWKAVIEKWREGTGFFLLFSTGIYLSNVYVSVELAGILSSIVTITFGFLIIKLKEKREQEFLSEHAAAVEREVSIMKIISPYLFLTVCILLSRLVPALHDVLRSYAVLDLKSYSYKLELLYSPGFWLGVTCLFTIIFFRIPSTIIKQSLSQTIKQWIPFAITTTMFIAISEVMGAAGMHSLLAKAAGETFGTFFVFVSPFIGGIGGFLTGSNAGSNAMFIKLQMQTAQHVGLPWQYVTTLQNTASSVATIACPSRITLGAYLCNTPYRENELLKKTTLMILGAVLLVVVEVAVWYLLG from the coding sequence ATGGCAATAGTGTTGGCCCTTATCCCGATTATGATGATTTTTATTTGTTTATTTCTGTTTAAACAAACGTCATTAAGAGCCTCGTTAATCTCTTATGCCGTCTCTGTTGGAATCGTTTTACTTTCGCCGATGTTTCGGTTAGGGATAAGTGAAACTGTGCACGCAACGATTAAAGGTTGGTTAATTTGTTTTATTGTCGGTTACGTTTTGTTTTTCGGTATTTTTTTATTTCACCTCATGAACAAAATGGGGTATATCGATCAAGTAGCACGGTTCTTGGAACAAGTTACACATGATCGGTTACTACAAATGCTTCTTATGTGCTTTGGAATCTGTCCACTTATTGAATCAGTGAGCGGGTTTGGAATTGGCTTTATGGTCGCTGCCCCTATTTTTCTTTCTCTCGGCTATAAACCATTTCAAGCTGTACTACTCTCGTTTATCGGCTTACTTGCAAGTTCATGGGGGGCGATGGCAACGGGAACGATTATCGGTTCACAGCTTATTCATATGCCGTTAACAATCCTAGGAACAAATACAGCATTATTAAGTGTTCCCATTTTTGCATACTTTGTCATTCTTTCTTTATATGTTGTTGGTGGCTGGAAAGCTGTTATAGAAAAGTGGAGGGAGGGGACAGGTTTCTTTTTATTGTTTTCTACAGGAATCTACCTTTCTAACGTATACGTAAGCGTTGAACTAGCAGGGATATTAAGTTCTATCGTTACGATTACATTTGGTTTTCTTATCATTAAATTAAAGGAGAAGAGGGAGCAGGAATTTTTATCAGAGCATGCTGCAGCAGTAGAGCGAGAAGTATCCATTATGAAAATAATAAGCCCTTATCTATTTTTAACAGTTTGCATTTTACTTTCTCGTCTCGTTCCAGCATTGCATGACGTACTCAGGTCATATGCGGTTCTTGATTTAAAATCATATTCTTACAAATTAGAACTGCTGTATTCACCAGGATTTTGGCTTGGCGTCACTTGTTTATTTACAATTATTTTCTTCCGTATTCCATCTACTATTATTAAACAATCACTCTCGCAAACGATTAAACAGTGGATTCCTTTCGCCATTACGACAACAATGTTCATTGCCATTTCAGAAGTAATGGGTGCAGCAGGTATGCACTCATTACTAGCAAAAGCAGCGGGTGAAACGTTTGGCACATTTTTCGTTTTTGTCTCCCCATTCATAGGAGGAATCGGTGGCTTTTTAACAGGTAGTAATGCAGGATCGAATGCGATGTTTATAAAACTACAAATGCAAACAGCACAACATGTAGGACTTCCGTGGCAATATGTAACAACACTCCAAAATACAGCATCATCAGTAGCGACAATTGCCTGTCCATCACGCATTACACTTGGTGCGTATTTATGTAACACTCCTTATCGCGAAAATGAACTATTAAAGAAAACGACATTAATGATTTTAGGTGCCGTGTTACTTGTTGTGGTGGAGGTTGCTGTATGGTACCTATTAGGATGA
- a CDS encoding SagB family peptide dehydrogenase: protein MQLDTFLHHLHFSTDEIMPDKEINWDDAPLPYKLYRNLPIIPLSLEIPLTLRNHHTLAEPTLEQIGHYLWYTFGLTQLCQPSFVSENNETTNILRRFIPSGGALYPNELYMYLKINHYPHGIYHYDVAHHRLILLREGNFDSYLTEALGNRCNIHSCFGTAFVSTMFWKNFFKYNNFSYRLQGLDTGVLISQLLEVSKQSGFTTGVYFQFLDRAINHLLGLSEQEESVYAVIPLCTEPTEEWFHDDQIGNTNVTSHDLLQQLPPLQHEHFVRSNHITEYPLIIKMNTASMIESTEMFRTITNAETFQHAIHTLSLPEVERLSYDFANICKKRYSPDTDFTLTKLSKTELATLLQEASLSFPYYNDLDGSYINQNARVSLYGCFYKIGDIEDGAYTYNSNTHSLRPIRYGDLRYHLHSGMTMDNVNLFQVPLCLHVIGNKDYRQNELGYRGYRIQQMEAGILVHKLILAASAMGMGGHPLLGFNVNVCDQLYAIDQTQKTSLIQIPVGSYRPRTWLKGYLHN, encoded by the coding sequence ATGCAACTAGATACTTTTTTACACCATCTTCATTTCTCTACCGATGAAATTATGCCGGACAAAGAAATCAACTGGGATGATGCACCGCTTCCCTATAAATTATATCGTAATTTACCAATCATCCCTCTTTCTTTAGAAATACCTTTAACATTAAGAAATCACCATACTCTTGCTGAACCTACTTTAGAACAAATCGGGCATTACCTTTGGTACACATTTGGCTTAACTCAATTGTGCCAGCCTTCTTTCGTCTCAGAAAACAATGAAACAACGAATATACTTCGAAGATTTATCCCTTCTGGGGGAGCTTTATATCCAAATGAATTATATATGTATTTAAAAATAAATCATTATCCGCACGGTATCTATCATTATGATGTGGCACATCATCGCCTCATCTTGCTACGTGAAGGAAATTTCGATTCCTATCTCACAGAGGCACTCGGCAATCGTTGCAACATACATTCTTGTTTCGGAACTGCTTTCGTATCAACGATGTTTTGGAAAAATTTCTTTAAATATAATAACTTTTCGTATCGTCTACAAGGATTAGATACTGGCGTTCTTATTAGTCAACTATTGGAAGTTTCCAAACAATCTGGGTTTACAACGGGGGTATATTTTCAATTTCTAGACCGGGCAATTAACCATTTACTTGGATTATCAGAGCAAGAGGAAAGTGTATATGCAGTTATTCCTTTATGTACAGAGCCGACTGAGGAATGGTTTCACGATGATCAAATAGGAAATACAAATGTCACTTCCCATGACTTATTACAGCAACTTCCACCCTTACAACATGAACACTTCGTCCGCTCAAACCATATCACTGAGTACCCACTAATCATAAAAATGAATACGGCTTCTATGATAGAATCAACCGAAATGTTTCGAACAATCACGAATGCAGAAACGTTTCAACATGCTATTCACACTTTATCACTACCAGAAGTGGAGAGATTATCCTATGATTTTGCAAATATTTGTAAAAAACGTTATTCTCCCGATACCGACTTTACCTTAACAAAACTAAGCAAAACTGAGCTCGCTACTTTACTACAAGAAGCGAGCCTATCCTTCCCTTATTACAATGACCTTGATGGAAGTTATATAAATCAAAATGCGAGAGTCTCACTATACGGATGCTTTTATAAAATAGGAGACATCGAAGACGGTGCTTATACTTATAACAGCAATACACATTCATTACGTCCCATTCGATACGGAGATCTACGTTATCATCTCCATTCCGGCATGACCATGGATAACGTAAATCTTTTCCAAGTACCTCTTTGCCTACATGTAATTGGAAATAAAGATTATCGGCAGAATGAATTAGGCTATAGAGGGTACCGCATTCAACAAATGGAAGCGGGTATACTCGTTCACAAACTCATTTTAGCCGCCTCTGCTATGGGGATGGGTGGCCATCCACTGTTAGGTTTTAACGTGAACGTATGCGATCAACTGTATGCAATTGATCAAACACAAAAAACGTCTCTCATCCAAATTCCAGTCGGTTCGTACCGTCCTCGCACTTGGCTAAAAGGATATTTGCATAATTAA
- a CDS encoding class I SAM-dependent methyltransferase, whose product MGVLQQLIQQAKHPRGAIGSSMLCIMNTAHTRLTNRALQKVYIQKDAVILDIGCGGGKALHTLSKITPHSKIYGIDYSNQAVEKSKKANLKDVKTEKIVIHKASVSSIPYDANFFNLITAFQTHYFWPDFKNDMKEVFRIIKPNGSFLLVAETFKIQYHMKEFKTTEEIVSLFYATGFRRVNCYEERGCLCVIGEK is encoded by the coding sequence TTGGGTGTATTACAGCAATTAATCCAACAAGCAAAACATCCAAGAGGAGCAATTGGTTCCTCTATGCTTTGTATTATGAACACTGCACATACGAGATTAACAAATCGGGCATTGCAAAAAGTATACATACAAAAAGATGCCGTTATATTAGATATTGGCTGCGGAGGTGGTAAGGCGCTACATACTCTTTCAAAAATAACCCCTCACAGCAAAATATATGGCATCGATTACTCCAATCAAGCTGTTGAAAAATCCAAGAAAGCTAACTTAAAAGATGTAAAAACGGAAAAAATCGTTATTCATAAAGCAAGCGTATCTTCTATCCCGTATGATGCTAACTTCTTCAATCTCATCACTGCCTTTCAAACACATTATTTTTGGCCTGATTTTAAAAATGATATGAAAGAAGTTTTCCGCATTATAAAACCGAATGGATCCTTTTTATTAGTCGCTGAAACTTTTAAAATCCAATATCATATGAAGGAATTTAAAACAACTGAAGAAATCGTAAGCCTTTTTTATGCAACGGGCTTTCGACGCGTGAACTGTTATGAAGAAAGAGGTTGCCTCTGTGTAATAGGCGAAAAATAA
- a CDS encoding GNAT family N-acetyltransferase: MSVAMQEVQESEKSILRNLYSLYLHDLSKFTTNINIGADGFFEYEDLDTFWKVDGITPYFIKNEDSIIGFLLLLERPFLKKENDFGINDIFILNQYKGKGIGKQVIRGLFQEKRGQYFVIELIGNVPAVSFWKKVYRELNIEFQERRQVIDDEECFVQTFKI; the protein is encoded by the coding sequence ATGTCTGTAGCAATGCAAGAAGTTCAAGAATCAGAAAAATCTATTTTACGTAATTTGTATTCGCTGTACCTCCATGATCTTTCAAAGTTTACTACCAATATAAACATTGGAGCAGATGGTTTTTTTGAATATGAGGATTTGGACACGTTTTGGAAAGTCGATGGAATTACTCCATACTTTATTAAAAACGAAGATAGTATTATAGGTTTTTTATTATTGTTAGAACGCCCATTTTTAAAGAAAGAAAATGATTTTGGAATTAATGACATTTTCATATTAAATCAATACAAGGGAAAAGGAATCGGTAAACAAGTTATTAGGGGATTGTTCCAAGAAAAAAGAGGGCAGTATTTCGTTATCGAGCTTATTGGGAATGTACCAGCTGTTTCGTTTTGGAAGAAAGTGTATAGAGAGTTGAATATTGAATTTCAAGAAAGAAGACAGGTAATTGATGATGAAGAATGTTTCGTTCAGACATTTAAAATATAA
- a CDS encoding DUF2278 family protein, whose translation MPLKNYGVLKGTVIQSMIGKGKTPHYQVHLQGEAGVDYRIAINVKSQSYPSEVLYFASRNIRSEAIHILPALPFGFTEVKNNEPKVALDYVRGNLFDSKQMIPLPAEKSGSDNDLNEKIENYIERAIEEEAIIYAFGERWGPEVDTPDSYFHFKPGNGIHDIHMNQGNVEQWQGDDGIWQDGGILIHFEKKEEWVGIFLAFQSQSWCTDEEGHARIPVENCNYKSEK comes from the coding sequence ATGCCCTTAAAAAACTATGGTGTGCTAAAAGGTACAGTAATACAATCTATGATTGGAAAAGGGAAAACCCCTCATTATCAAGTTCATTTACAGGGTGAGGCAGGAGTCGATTATCGCATTGCAATTAATGTGAAATCGCAAAGCTATCCATCAGAAGTTTTATATTTTGCTAGTAGAAATATTCGTTCGGAAGCCATTCATATTTTACCAGCATTACCATTCGGTTTTACAGAAGTGAAAAATAATGAACCGAAAGTTGCTTTAGATTATGTAAGAGGTAATTTATTTGATTCAAAGCAAATGATTCCTTTGCCAGCTGAGAAATCAGGATCTGATAATGATTTGAATGAAAAGATAGAAAATTATATAGAAAGAGCAATAGAGGAAGAAGCGATTATTTACGCATTTGGTGAGCGATGGGGACCAGAAGTGGATACACCGGATTCCTATTTTCACTTTAAACCTGGAAATGGCATACACGATATTCATATGAATCAAGGGAATGTAGAGCAGTGGCAAGGTGATGATGGCATATGGCAAGACGGTGGAATACTTATTCATTTTGAGAAAAAGGAAGAGTGGGTTGGTATCTTTCTTGCGTTCCAGTCGCAATCTTGGTGTACCGATGAAGAGGGGCATGCTCGTATTCCTGTTGAGAATTGTAATTATAAAAGTGAGAAATAA